gtaaaaacatagttataggatgtattgtgtacatAGCTATCCCCCGGTAATAAATATTCTGTTAgtggctggatgcatgtgggcggagacccgaactgtccaatcagtgactttcaatggggttcaggacaAGTCCAGTTCTCAAACTGAACTTTAATGTCCAACTGAAAAAGCTGAAcccaaacttcaacgggtccgcttaTCTCTATTTGTGGGGATCCCCACAAAAAAATAATCTCttggatatcagacagataaaatTCTTTAgttttttattacaacaattatcctttgtaaagggatCATTTTTCTAACATAAAGAGCCCAATTTATGAGGgggccactcctgattcatgaagtggtgcatgcctcttcatgaagctGGAGCATTTGACGAGTGGaatgtgcctccttgtgccatgctagaaatattactcccatcagggactggagtgagatttctggcatagggaactctGCAGCTTGTCATGAATTGAACTTAAGAAGCTGTGGTGTCACACCCCCGTCCCACCCAAACTCTACAAATTTTGGAGTGAAAATGGTAAAAACCGCCAAAATTTGGCACAACtatgaattgatccaaatttttgtgacttttcaaagcttgtgTGACAACTTTTTGTCATAAAAGCTTTGTTAAATTGGGACCAGAGtatcttaacaacttccacatatccaGGATGCAGAATGCGATCAACTTCTCTCCTGTCACggctggggatagaagctataAGAGCCGTAtattacaatacaaagggaaggagaaaagaatgccctatcactagggaaagggggaagtggtgaccccagaCAATAcatctcaccctcactgccctcaccaaccctatataggttctgcacctgtcgtcgagcaggaatacctcaccctaggcaaaacCTGATCAGGGCCTAAGTAAGAATGgcaggtatgagctcttcgtcaacatcacgaacgctaagggagacaaaaggaaacaatacagggaagacacaaatgctaccacctgagcccaggtacatagcaaaagtcaaacacttatcttaggaacAGCTGCTACAGAAGACCCTGGAACAACAAGAGGAAACGACTGCTGCAAACCACAGCCAAGTacaactataaaccacacccaaagcaccctagggtgaggtttataaagcaaGTCAGAGGCTGGCcacagaggaaaaactgacagtttcccagggtcatagagtccgctgctgcagaaacagagaactgtcagttaacaacacgtgctgcaaatattttggattttccaacacttctgccactggattgtcagccagctGTGACAACTCCGTGACATccctgttggtatatgcaacagatgaggacttctttaacggtgtgaaggaggactttatactgatctaacagtagatggcgatgttgtgtaaagattCCTTACTCACTTTATTGTAAAAAGTCTCTTGTTTTTCTTTTTGCTTTCACTTTCTCTTCCAGATATAATGCTGTATTAGTGTGCAGATTTTTACCTCATGTTCCAGAAGGaaagagtttgttatcccatgtgatccgctctgtgaactttcttctgcaactgggaaactagaagctgtgcaacaatcccctcactatttttgtgcgaaatgcctacagctctgcctcaactccagaagttctgaggcaaaatcatcacatctaaacaatagagaaagacaggcatgaagaatatatatacaagcatttattaacaaaacatgttttgaaatgcaattatatacaatgtgatatacttcaaagttcctatctccaatctggggctgcactttttagtaaataaagcagtgggcaacctgagattagtgaattatctaaaaataattcagtatcaaaacctttcccaaatgttcctaaaggctctcgaaATACCCAACTTACTAACAAAGTGGAGCcagaatttccattttgtgggatctcagtgtgcagagcgggatcccacaaatcgCTGCATCTGCTCTAAGCACGAGACATTGCTCTCTCAAATAATCTAGTGCTGTCACATACTTTAAGGTTTaactgaactgcttaagaaggatgctgcAGCGCTGGGGTCGTGGACCTCACTCTATCACTGTGAGTGATTGCTGAGGGTTGTAGCATCTCAAAACCTGGAAGTTCTTTTCAAGGGCCAATAGGGACACTTCtaaaagttttggtactggattatatttagaaaattcactaatcccctgtaacagtgtcagcagcagatctcccccataacagtgcgtcataaccacattttttgcttcaatctttttccctattttccttcttcaaatcctaggtgcatcttatggtccgaaaaatacgataagtttaaaaagagagaaaatggttctttccctcactaATTCtaacttgagcaattgtagccgatttttggataaaaccctttgaattatagtacatgatgatggcttctcccgtgtgcctcatctgacaacaggacctcatTAATcttaaaacatttggcaaattctgaaagcaagaatggctgctccgctctgttggttttctgatggtcggcaagacttgatttaccatttaaacatttcaattattgacaacatgaaaaaggttccttccctgtgcggcttcttcatgcgtttaacaagatctgatttctgagaattacattttccacattcacaacataaaaatggtttattctgtgtgatttttttgatggtaaacaagacccgatttcctagtaaaacatttaccacattttgggcatgaaaacggcttctcccctgtgtgagatctttgatgcctaacaagatctgatttctgaataaaacatttaccacattctgaacatgaaaatggcttctcccctgtgtgaattatttgatgctcaacaagatctgatttccgaataaaacatttcccacactctgaacatgaaaatggcttctcccctgtgtgagatctttgatgcctaacaagatctgatttctgaataaaacatttaccacattctgaacatgaaaatggcttctcccctgtgtgaattatttgatgctcaacaagatctgatttccgaataaaacatttcccacactctgaacatgaaaatggcttctcccctgtgtgagatctttgatgccaaacaagttctgatttccgaataaaacatttcccgcattctgaacatgaaaatggcttctcccctgtgtgacatctttcatgcacaacaagttctgatttccaattaaaacatttcccacattctgaacatgaaaatggcttcatccctgtgtgatttttctgatgtctaacaaaatgTGATctgtgaataaaacatttcccacactttgaacatgaaaatggcttctccctggtgtgaaatctttgatgcccaacaagttctgatttccgaataaaacatttcccacactctgaacataaaaaaggcttctcccctgtgtgaattttctgatgtctaacaaggtctgatttccgaataaaacatttcccacactctgaacataaaaaaggcttctcccctgtgtgaattttctgatgtctaacaagatctgatttatgaataaagcatttcccacattctgaacatgaaaatagcttctcccctgtgtgagatttttgatgcccatcaagttctgatttccgaataaaacctttcccacactcggaacatgaaaatggcttctcccctgtgtgaattttctgatgtctaacaaggtctgatttctgaataaaacatttcccacactctaaacatgaaaatggattcTTCCTAGATTTATTTTTTGGATGGTTAGCAAGTGTTATTCTGTGAGTAAAACATTTTTCACTTTCTGAgcttgaaaatggcttcttccctgtatgAGTTATTTGATGTTTAAAAAGATctaatttctgaataaaacatttcccacattttgaacataaatatggcttctccccagtgtaagCTTTTTGACAATCTGAATTTTGGActggtttgaaaagatcagatgatagagctttcctaGGAAGGACtgtaggtatatctgggacaacagcattctcttcatatgtatcatgtgtgagactttcatcatctgttataaattctgaagatattagatttccatctgaactcccaatacagtcatctgttaaaaataaacacaatgttgttattttttaatgatattattttgaaagtacatttatttttttaaaacataacatcagaaattaaattagggaaaaaattattctgaatctgtATTTCAATTTCGAGATCAAAGAGTTACGTCTTTGTTAATTCAGACCTCCCATTCCTGTCTCCAAGATATCTCTCCAGTAGCACCAGTTCTCtgaaatgtgctacagtaaataatctgattaattatcacaatgtgactgcagattAATGAGGgaaagggggctcctatactgcccctcatgctaggagaccttaagctatccctaacctctgaattatccctgaaggtggagatgccagagtcttgtgctttactattctcctgaccagatctaatctgttatccccccaGGAAAAAAGAGACCAGGAGTATGATGGAaagagattaagacagacgggTAAACCAAAATTTACACACATTGAAAAGTCATAGAAATAAGCAGTGAGAGACTaaaaagaaaagcaagagcaggaaggcagcaacaaaaagacaacaagggttaacaccacaactactcacaccaataatgcacaacaaccaccagttagtctgtatcacaacacctcaccagaccagtatagatgaacaatagctggcattaatggaatagtccagccagcatatacagaaggggagagaatgatactggctcccctacagcatcTAATCAAatacattaacaagcagcccagcagagatcaactcttgctagcctgactaagTCTGTGGCTCGATGCCTGTGTCTCCCTACGcggctcacagacatcagagaagttagcaggaagAGAGCAGTCTCCAaagatcctgatgccaccatgacagttggcaaaacctggaaaaatctccttgtgacattgagccataaaatagacaatttcaaagaggtttttttttcgAAGACAAAATTAAAATAGTTAAAGCCACATGTAATAAAAAGATATTAGCTCCTACGTGACAATTCACCTGTATTTGCTCCATTCCCCAGTTTCTGCTGCTATGTGACTGATCATCTGCATTTCCTGTATGAGCATGTAACCAAAGCGGACCGGCCATTAACTCCAATAGCTAAGCCATCCCCCTTCTCCGTCTTTGTAACACGTCCTCACTGTGTACAGACACTGGTGACTGGTTCAAGGAGATTTGTATACTGacctgtttttgtttgttttttgttacaAAACACAGTTAGATCATAAAAACACATCTGGtattttcatcattttttctcATTAGAGTGTTTACTGATTGCTCTAATTAATTTTATAGTTTGAGCTTGAGAATATACAATACAGCAGCAATGGAGAACTTAGTGACCCTTCTACGTCCCAAATTCGCATCACAAGGCGCCGACAGGAGTTGGTATGCGCAAGTTGTGCGAGTTCCATTAAGATGACTCTGTCAAAAATTAACAGTCAAGTTTAAAAGGCTAAGAGCCGCCTCTGTTAGAGACAGATGCTGGATATTTAATGGGGTGTTGTGGGACTGTAACATTAATGGCCTAACCTTAGGCTTTGTAACTttgcaaagcaggtagcagggtcttgggtTTGTGCtgataaacattagggctccaaatcatcaagaccggtgatggacactgaaaaattacatcagggactggagtgaaatttctggcatagggaacaccgcagtttgttatgaattagagaagcggtggcatcacacccttctccTGGCCAAGCTCtgtccattttggcaaagctggttaaaattggcgtgaacacccagcagctttagactcctgcactTAAGACCTTTGGTCACGTGATGTCATGTCAAAAAgggccttaagcagtcctatacttggtatataaacactggggcccctagAGGATTGGGGCCCTgtgcaattgcccagtttgctctcccattCCCAAAATGTCagacctgcatgccagcctgtcttctgttcagttcttttagactcttgcaattaaaagacctttggttacatcatgtcacatgatcttgaagtcatcaaaggtctttAAATAATTAACCTTAGAATACAAgtgatggggtccctaagagactggggttccagagaaattgtgcagtttgactcctcccaacgctggccctgactgtaactagggcttattttaaatCCTGTAAAATGATGCTACGGATTATTttctgggtaggtcttattttccagGAAACagcgtattcatgaaccctctgcaggtctttgcgttgctttcataacaacatagagaagggactagaaacaaacagcagaagaagcagaagcaaagaaaatacagctgaaaaaaaccagaacagaaagcctaaaaatgtaatcacaaaattagtgcagaaagtacatgagtagatatctcttactggatagagctggaggaaacacatcctgaggaacatcgggatcttcttgtttacagtcctgtgggagaagaggacggggacatctctctggtgttgtcctcttactggatagacctggaggagacacatacagggactgaattcattccttacatacagataattataggccgtgtgtatttagtcctgtctattacctggtgatgtgaggggctggggaaccttcatcatgacgtccttgtacagatctttgtgtccttctaaatactcccactcctccatggagaaatagacggtgacgtcctgacaccttataggaacctgacacatacaatgataccgtcacccccgatcccttcatagcattactgtataatgtcccagcattcccagcagtgtcacctctccagtcagcagctcaatcatcttgtaggtgagttctaagatcttctggtcattgatgtcctcatgtatcggggggtgaggtggaggccccgtgattgggctcaggggtcttccccatccctcagacacaggggcctgacagcgctcactagaggtcttcttcactactgtgtaatcctggttatggagagacacagtaataaatctcactccagacatttccagagtcctcacctctccagttctgtccatctgttattcccatagataagaatgatgtaatgtgacgtcatcagaatctctcacctctccagtaagccggaagaggatctctagggtgaggtgtaatatcctctccgccatcttttccctgtccatatccatccttcacagggcaatcaggagaattctcttctatagaagatctccactgagaggatccgatattataaggacctgaatgggaaggagatgagccgatttGTAAAATACTGCAGATGGGAGCTAAGATATCACTtgggaaggaaaaaaaatgtcaacatgaaatgtgctatgtaatagtaaaaccgaccgataaaagtagcacattatttttatagcaatataaatacaatgaaaagtgatgAATTATCCATATTGCACTTAGAATGGCATCAATGAAAATGTCGGCTCACCAAgagaaaaacaagtcctcactcaactccaTCGACGCAAAAAGAATAATGTTACCGGTGTCGGAAAATGCCGAcacaaactgaatttttttttacaaaagtgatttttattcaccactagagatgagtgaacctgaagttcagtgttcggtacaaactcagacttaTCCAAGAAGGTGCAGagatcggatgctttacgtatgacCGCTCACTTTCAGGACACAGTGTACATAGTAAAAACAACACTAAAAAACAAACAATAGttgaatttcattttttttccccactaTTTCACCGTGCTTTGactttttacttaatttccagtccATTTTATGATAAAATTAAAAACTAtgagtaatttttttaaaaaaacaaaaacaatcctTCATATGGGAAGgtaggcagaaaaataaaaaagcagtgCAGCAACAAGCAAACATGTAGCAACAGAGATGAAATCcatccatctctacataaggcagagatggtttattactgcctctgccttctctgtcactgtatacacagctctgcagtgcaatgcagcgggaacagtgagggacctgacagcgacacagatctctgtgtgagagcccatccaccatcggtacttgccaactgtaattgtttgggtccTGGTGAGTGTGATTTTTTTTGGGAGGcgtttgtctgctttcttttgagggtgtctgTTTTCTTAAATAAAAGTTCTGCtgtatttaacttttttagctgcttggacacttccctatggaaccacaactagggcttatttttggagtagggcttagggtatgaccgcactttgcgttgtccaaaacgcatgtcaaaacacaccctctggcagtaattgatttagcCCAAGTTGGTTTTGACTAcaaattagcgctaaaaacgcatgcgtatttaccgcattttagatgcatttttagcgctttttacatgctttttcaattGCGTTTTGAGAGATGTGTTTAGAACATAAagactgcttaataaagtttaaacagtcaaactcaatgaaaaaaaaggaagaaaaagaaacaaatctatatttttaagaaaaataatggaaatagacatatttaataaaattattgcggtaatattatatttattgcaaaaatagcagtaaattaatatttttctttattttaattgtcagactatgtgtgtgtgtaaagggacatatgtaatcattattttgatgtccaaaaagcatgcgttttttaagtccAAAACAcacgttttctgcacctaaaaagcaggtaaaacgctggaattttgatgtttcttggttattgccatttctcatagacttcaatgttagcaaaacacacccaaaatggcaaaaacaattgacatgctgcttctttgaacgcacaaaatatgcaaattaaacgctgcgttttaaaacgcaaagtgcggacaggaattcaacattttccatagactttgctggaaaatcaaaacgcatgcattttggcatgaaaacgctgccgtTCAAAAcggacctgaaacgcaggtgaaaacgcaaagtgtagTCATAGTCTTATATTTTAATTATAGTCAAAAAAGCCCCAaaattcctactagggcttattttccaggtaggtcttattttcgaggaaacagggtaTAAAGAGCTGACGGTGCCTCCTCCACCATACACAGAGGTTATGTGGTCACTGCtgagtcattatatcagccccagttacaagagaagtaagatgaaaataaaaataaactgaacTGACCCCCCCCCGCCCCCTTCCAAAAGTGTGAGatataggaaaataccactgtcaatccaaatctctgttattagccccgaccaggtaaaaaacagccatatatacaaaataataagctTTACTAAATAGCTATGAATATGTAAATGTGAACATAAGACATATATTGAGACggcgtccagctttcagtcatagtggTGGCACCAATGTGGTTTTAATCACTGCTCAGTATACCGCGGCACTGACGGACAGCAGGTTCCAATGCTCAGCggttgtcagtcagtgtggggggcagggtatatatgtgctaaaaacagacatttcccttattatCTAAGCggtatcgctcgacatcagacacaatgctgaagttggtttcttattcatccagTTTCGTATTCGGTGCCGAAGTTggtttatttttagattttttttcatattttttttttttacaggtttaacagcaaacataaaaaaaaatcacaataataaaatacaatacagtgcggagccctgatgtgaatacatttaaaagcagcagaaaaagtatcaaactggcacaaaatgggcatcaaagtgataTCAAAGCTCTTTTTTCaccagggtaacaggaaaaaaggagccatacaatttattgtgcagtttttcctgagtagacagatacctcatatgtgctggaaatcaaatgtttgggtgcacggcagggctcggaagggaaggagcgccatttgactgtaaaattggctggattcattagccatgtcacgtttggagctcctgaggtgcctaaacagtggagctccatcaaaagtgatcacattttggaaactagacccctcaaggattttatccaggggtatagtgagcattttgaacccacaggtactttataTAATTTAATATACTTAGGTCATCAAATTGaaaattttctctttttttttttcccacaaaaatgttgctttagcaccaaatttctcactttttcaagcggcaacaccaaaatgtggacgccacagtttgttatccaatttcttatgagtgcagtgataccccacatgtggctaaaaacctctgtttggacaaacgagaGGGCTCATAACAGAAAGAGCACGATGTGAATTTTGGAGAAATTGAAaataattgcgggcaccatgtcgcattttcaggacccctaaggtacctatacagcagaaacccccacaagtgaccccattttgaaaactagaccatcAAGGATTTCATTtgggggtatagtgagaattttgaaaccacaggtacttcacaaaaatgttgctgtagtgccaaatttctcacttttaggctatgtgcccacgacccagcgacactgtgtctaggacgcaatgtcagctttcgtgcagagatgcgagtattgtccactggagaacgcagctgcccggtcccacgatccaggttcaggctgctgaggACTTCAGCTCTATTTTCTCTTTGGACGAAACTCTCATCTCCacggcataaattgacatgctgaggctcaggaagccgcgctgcaggtcagtttatgctaaggAAAAAACAACCACAGCGAAAattagcaggctgcagccgtcccAGCAGTGGTGCATCCATCAGATgaaccaatcctggcacttcactctggctcatcccgttgacctggtgcggtggcaaatggggtaataaaagggggtgataccagctgtgtaatgtcacctggcatcaagctctgggatTAGAACCGCTCAGCGCATGTGGACGATATTTTTCAGAGATGAGTAGGGATCACGAGGATGGAGCAGCAGCTGGTATCAGGAGACCGGGGGAGGACCAGGGAGTGacagggggtgacttagctggacctgggAGGACGTTTCTGTCACATCTGGCATGTCAcacgtgacagaaatcagaggaggaggatgaatgcagcgtgcGGCCACCACCTTAGATGATCAGTATGGGAGGGGGGAATGGGGGGCACTTTGCACAgacggggggcgggggggggggagggggaggggatttagctcccatctgacatgtctgatcaagcagtgctggctcctcccctttctaatatgaaaatgtgcctggtcaagaaccggagtaaactggtctggaactggacataaaggggttaatgatatgatgatgaccccaaaataatagagaccctgcacctacctccacctgcagagccgcacactagatggtagatgctagagtgtacaggctccttcccggcATGACGTCACTACTGTCACGTGTTAGGGGCGTGGTCGGGGCGGGGTCTAATGTCACTATGCACGAGGAGACGCCATTTCCtcctgcttctcggcatgtgtggacgctgcttctGCTGCAGCCTCTCCCTCAGGACTCCGCGCTATGGATGACTCTTTCCTGCACAGAACAAGGTCAGTGTCTTCATAGTTATAAACGGGAGTTCTTTATTACTGTGTGGAAGCTTCATGCTGTGTGCCtggtctggattttttttttgggggcgCTCAATGCTGCTGTGGATCATCTGTGGTGTGGGCCAGTGCtgctggggtcagtgggtgctgggtcctctgctggggatggtgggggtcgggtgctggggtcggtggggggctctgtcctctgctggggatggtgggggtcgggtgctgaggtcggtggggggctctgttgtcctctgctggggatggtgggggtcgggtgctggggtcggtggggggctctgtcctctgctggggtcggtggggggctctgtcctctgctggggatggtgggggtcgggtgctggggtcggtggggggctctgtcctctgctggggatggtgggggtcgggtgctggggtcggtggggggctctgtcctctgctggggatggtgggggtcgggtgctggggtcggtggggggctctgtcctctgctggggatggtgggggtcgggtgctggggtcggtggggggctctgtcctctgctggggatggtgggggtcgggtgctggggtcggtggggggctctgtcctctgctggggatggtgggggtcgggtgctggggtcggtggggggctctgtcctctgctggggatggtgggggtcgggtgctggggtcggtggggggctctgtcctctgctggggatggtgggggtcgggtgctggggtcggtggggggctctgtcctctgctggggatggtgggggtcgggtgctggggtcggtggggggctctgtcctctgctggggatggtgggggtcgggtgctggggtcggtggggggctctgtcctctgctggggatggtgggggtcgggtgctggggtcggtggggggctctgtcctctgctggggatggtgggggtcgggtgctggggtcggtggggggctctgtcctctgctggggatggtgggggtcgggtgctggggtcggtggggggctctgtcctctgctggggatggtgggggtcgggtgctggggtcggtggggggctctgtcctctgctggggtcggtggggggctctgtcctctgctggggatggtgggggtcgggtgctggggtcggtggggggctctgtcctctgctggggatggtgggggtcgggtgctggggtcggtggggggctctgtcctctgctggggatggtgggggtcgggtgctggggtcggtggggggctctgtcctctgctggggatggtgggggtcgggtgctggggtcggtggggggctctgtcctctgctggggatggtgggggtcgggtgctggggtcggtggggggctctgtcctctgctggggatggtgggggtcgggtgctggggtcggtggggggctctgt
This region of Anomaloglossus baeobatrachus isolate aAnoBae1 unplaced genomic scaffold, aAnoBae1.hap1 Scaffold_493, whole genome shotgun sequence genomic DNA includes:
- the LOC142282073 gene encoding uncharacterized protein LOC142282073, translating into MNSVPRTTPERCPRPLLPQDCKQEDPDVPQDVFPPALSNDCIGSSDGNLISSEFITDDESLTHDTYEENAVVPDIPTVLPRKALSSDLFKPVQNSDCQKAYTGEKPYLCSKCGKCFIQKLDLFKHQITHTGKKPFSSSESEKCFTHRITLANHPKNKSRKNPFSCLECGKCFIQKSDLVRHQKIHTGEKPFSCSECGKGFIRKSELDGHQKSHTGEKLFSCSECGKCFIHKSDLVRHQKIHTGEKPFLCSECGKCFIRKSDLVRHQKIHTGEKPFLCSECGKCFIRKSELVGHQRFHTREKPFSCSKCGKCFIHRSHFVRHQKNHTGMKPFSCSECGKCFNWKSELVVHERCHTGEKPFSCSECGKCFIRKSELVWHQRSHTGEKPFSCSEFYLEKILTPLVKYAKSFILDTNDFLTKIRNMNSISDNDILVTFDVESLYTSIKHDLGIDATNRALNNTSLSQNAIEFCLKLLRLVLTENFFLFQDSYYKQCCETAMGANVAPAYTNLYMDRFEEDFIYSNIIFQANTRLWFRIRHPEIFETARIQRFTIRIRSALIMM